In Metopolophium dirhodum isolate CAU chromosome 7, ASM1992520v1, whole genome shotgun sequence, one genomic interval encodes:
- the LOC132949223 gene encoding protein SDA1 homolog, whose protein sequence is MVRHNNQLPNNLPQLQNLIKRDPASYKDEFLQQQRHYKSLLAVFTLRPTDFNKSLDELVMFMAQVAHCYPGELATFAQELTNMLQTHGPVLDKDMRMTFCRALILLRNKRLLTPTDLLSLFFGLLRSQDKELRKFLESHIVSDIKNLNSKHKDAKLNRNLQNFMYTMLKDNNAKAAKMSLGIMVDLYKKNIWRDTKTVNVISTGCFSKITKVMVAALKFFVTVDNNDSSDDSDSSSSDDDTPNTREVIMANKVSKTTRKRTKNLKKVKRLVEKNKKKKKQKQSSNFAALTLIHDPQGFAEKLFHQLEKRHERFEVKMLTLDVVSRLIGLHQLIIFNFYPYIQRFLQPHQKEVVRMMQFVAQASHEIVPPDVLEPVLRALVNNFVTERNSSDVMAIGLNAIREMCTRAPLVMTEDLLRDLAQYKNYRERSVMMAAKSLIHVYRSSMPQLLHKKDRGRPTEASLEIVARKYGEVDAKEFVSGAEILLDAENNDSADDSDESCDDEWVNVSHSENEISDDENIDDEDEDINDSDDDNEDIENTSDTEGINDTDQSISTQNSTTNVITKKKKVISKKEQLAEKNEKAAQVSSMRILSDEDFKRIEIAQLSKQMTSAKNRKRPAEPEESSRGELVRLKDIENIYKKRKHDKQTRIDSIKKGQEGREKFGYKDGRLNPFSSKTNREKKKTKNFMMIKHKAKGKAKKSFKDKQIALRNHLTKLKKMK, encoded by the exons ATGGTACGGCACAATAATCAGTTGCCAAATAATTTACCACAGCTCCAAAATCTTATAAAAAGGGATCCAGCATCATATAAGGATGAA ttcttaCAACAACAACGCCATTACAAGTCACTATTGGCAGTTTTCACGTTGCGCCCGACAGATTTCAATAAAAGTCTTGATGAACTGGTAATGTTTATGGCCCAGGTAGCGCATTGCTATCCTGGTGAATTAGCCACTTTTGCGCAAGAACTCACAAATATGTTACAGACACATGGGCCTGTTCTAGATAAAGATATGCgaatg ACATTTTGCCGAGCTTTAATATTGTTACGTAATAAGCGATTATTAACACCTACAGATTTGCTTTCACTATTTTTTGGCTTACTCAGATCACAAGATAAGGAATTGAGAAAATTTTTAGAATCACATATAGTTTCTGATATTAAGAacttaaattcaaaacataaagATGCCAAGTTGAATCGA aatcttcaaaatttcatgtatactATGCTTAAAGATAATAATGCTAAGGCAGCTAAAATGTCTTTG GGAATAATGGTTGATTTGTACAAGAAAAATATTTGGAGAGATACAAAGACAGTGAATGTAATATCAACAggttgtttttcaaaaattaccaaAGTTATGGTTGCtgcattaaaattttttgtaactGTGGATAATAATGATTCTTCAGATGATAGTGATTCATCAAGTTCTGatgat gatACACCAAATACTAGAGAAGTGATTATGGCAAATAAAGTGAGCAAAACAACAagaaaaagaacaaaaaatttaaaaaaagtcaaaagaTTAGTTGag aaaaataagaagaagaagaaacaAAAACAATCATCTAATTTTGCGGCTTTGACATTAATACATGATCCTCAAGGGTTTGCAGAGAAGTTATTTCATCAATTAGAAAAAAGACATGAACGATTTGAAGTGAAAATGTTGACATTAGATGTAGTGTCACGTTTAATTGGTTTAcaccaattaattattttcaatttttaccctTATATCCAAAGGTTCTTACAACCTCACCAAAAAg AGGTAGTACGAATGATGCAATTTGTTGCTCAGGCATCACACGAAATTGTTCCACCTGATGTTTTAGAACCTGTGTTACGTGCTTTAGTGAATAATTTTGTTACAGAAAGAAATTCATCTGATGTTATGGCAATTGG gTTAAATGCTATTCGTGAGATGTGCACAAGAGCCCCATTAGTTATGACTGAAGATTTATTAAGAGATCTTGCTCAATACAAAAATTATCGTGAGCGTAGTGTCATGATGGCAGCTAAGTCATTAATACATGTTTATAGATCTTCTATGCCACAATTATTGCATAAAAAAGAtagg GGAAGACCTACCGAAGCATCGTTGGAAATTGTGGCAAGAAAATATGGTGAAGTGGATGCAAAAGAGTTTGTATCTGGTGCTGAAATACTTCTCGATGCAGAAAATAATGATTCCGCTGATGATTCTGATGAGTCATGTGATGATGAATGGGTGAATGTTAGTCATTCGGAAAATGAAATCAGCGATGATGAGAATATagatgatgaagatgaagatatTAATGATAGTGATGATGATAACGAGGACATAGAAAATACTTCTGATACTGAGGGTATAAATGACACAGATCAAAGTATTTCCACGCAGAACTCAACAACaaatgtaataacaaaaaaaaaaaaagtaatatctaAAAAAGAACAATTGGCTGAAAAGAATGAAAAAGCAGCACAAGTTAGTTCTATGAGAATTTTATCAGATGAAGATTTTAAACGTATAGAAATTGCTCAATTAAGCAAACAGATGACATCTGCTAAAAATCGCAAAAGGCCTGCTGAACCCGAAGAATCATCtag aggAGAATTAGTTAGGCTGaaagatattgaaaatatttataaaaaaagaaaacacgaTAAACAAACAAGAATAGACTCTATAAAG aaaggGCAAGAGGGAAGAGAAAAGTTTGGATACAAGGATGGACGTTTAAATCCATTTTCTAGTAAGACAAACagagaaaaaaagaaaaccaaGAATTTCATGATGATTAAACACAAGGCAAAAGGAAAAGCGAAGAAGTCTTTTAAGGATAAACAg ATTGCATTACGAAATCATTTGACCAAGTTGAAAAAGATGAAATAA
- the LOC132949688 gene encoding protein FAM151B isoform X1 codes for MNLMVCLDFILGVMMQVFNTQTDQTSLITATWDHAVNSKAKLQSALTSESKMIEADVITGHLVDEVEEEKTDRIPIMGHPPSITSDLSLKEFLNAWNNSNKILKLDFKSTEAFKLASPVIENAFKDSPPNRLPWLNADILPGPGPGDSPGVDADTFLKVSSKSFPDSILSLGWTTKRNDNDKYSEHHINAMVDVLFKNKYMNPVTYAVRASFAVNSISELQYLLETSPVGSTLTVWCSDSKDIINYPNLVQLINTVGANRVYLDLPDEMSKIFFDMYTSSSVGASNNVGLHSLFLASLFVLKNVFL; via the exons ATGAACTTGATGGTGTGCCTTGATTTTATCTTGGGAGTGATGATGCAAGTGTTCAACACACAAACAGACC aaaCAAGTTTGATAACGGCCACCTGGGATCATGCAGTCAATTCCAAGGCCAAGCTACAGAGCGCCTTGACGA GTGAATCCAAAATGATAGAAGCTGATGTTATAACTGGTCATTTGGTTGATGAAGTAGAAGAAGAGAAGACTGACCGCATACCAATAATGGGTCATCCTCCCTCAATAACTTCAGACTTGAGTCTTAAAGAATTCTTAAATGCATGgaacaattcaaataaaatcCTAAAACTTGATTTTAAATCAACCGAAGCATTTAAACTAGCATCGCCAGTCATTGAAAACgcttttaaa GATTCACCTCCAAATCGCTTACCTTGGTTGAATGCAGATATTTTACCTGGTCCCGGTCCAGGAGACAGTCCTGGAGTAGACGCAGACACTTTCCTCAAAGTATCGTCAAAAAGTTTTCCAGATTCAATTTTATCGTTAGGCTGGACTACTAAACGCAACGATAACG ACAAGTATTCAGAGCATCACATAAATGCTATGGTAGACGTactgtttaaaaacaaatacatgaACCCTGTGACTTACGCTGTACGAGCGTCATTTGCAGTCAATTCGATATCGGAACTTCAATATTTGTTGGAGACATCGCCAGTTGGCTCAACTCTAACTGTCTGGTGTAGTGACTCAAAAGATATCATCAACTATCCAAACCTGGTACAGTTGATAAATACCGTTGGAGCGAATCGTGTGTACCTGGACTTACCTGATGAAATGTCTAAGATTTTTTTCGATATGTACACATCCAGTAGTGTAGGAGCAAGCAATAATGTTGGGTTACACTCTTTGTTCTTGGCGTCATTGTTTGtgctaaaaaatgtattccttTAA
- the LOC132949688 gene encoding protein FAM151B isoform X2: MIEADVITGHLVDEVEEEKTDRIPIMGHPPSITSDLSLKEFLNAWNNSNKILKLDFKSTEAFKLASPVIENAFKDSPPNRLPWLNADILPGPGPGDSPGVDADTFLKVSSKSFPDSILSLGWTTKRNDNDKYSEHHINAMVDVLFKNKYMNPVTYAVRASFAVNSISELQYLLETSPVGSTLTVWCSDSKDIINYPNLVQLINTVGANRVYLDLPDEMSKIFFDMYTSSSVGASNNVGLHSLFLASLFVLKNVFL, from the exons ATGATAGAAGCTGATGTTATAACTGGTCATTTGGTTGATGAAGTAGAAGAAGAGAAGACTGACCGCATACCAATAATGGGTCATCCTCCCTCAATAACTTCAGACTTGAGTCTTAAAGAATTCTTAAATGCATGgaacaattcaaataaaatcCTAAAACTTGATTTTAAATCAACCGAAGCATTTAAACTAGCATCGCCAGTCATTGAAAACgcttttaaa GATTCACCTCCAAATCGCTTACCTTGGTTGAATGCAGATATTTTACCTGGTCCCGGTCCAGGAGACAGTCCTGGAGTAGACGCAGACACTTTCCTCAAAGTATCGTCAAAAAGTTTTCCAGATTCAATTTTATCGTTAGGCTGGACTACTAAACGCAACGATAACG ACAAGTATTCAGAGCATCACATAAATGCTATGGTAGACGTactgtttaaaaacaaatacatgaACCCTGTGACTTACGCTGTACGAGCGTCATTTGCAGTCAATTCGATATCGGAACTTCAATATTTGTTGGAGACATCGCCAGTTGGCTCAACTCTAACTGTCTGGTGTAGTGACTCAAAAGATATCATCAACTATCCAAACCTGGTACAGTTGATAAATACCGTTGGAGCGAATCGTGTGTACCTGGACTTACCTGATGAAATGTCTAAGATTTTTTTCGATATGTACACATCCAGTAGTGTAGGAGCAAGCAATAATGTTGGGTTACACTCTTTGTTCTTGGCGTCATTGTTTGtgctaaaaaatgtattccttTAA